From the Polaribacter huanghezhanensis genome, the window TGTTCTTAAAATAGACATTTATATACGGTAATGGTTCATTATTAACATTGACTATTTGTCCAGAAATTTTTAGCTGTGCATTGCTAACAAAGCAGGTAAGTAAGAATAAAATAGGGACAAGTATTTTCATGGCAAAAAAAATCCTTTTTAATGTAATTTGATAAAAAGGATTTTAAAAGTGTTTTAATTTTTTTTAAATATACAAAACTTCTTTAACTGCTTTAATAACATCATTAGAATTTGGTAACCAAGCCTCTAATAATACAGGAGAATACGGTGCAGGAGTATCTGCAGTTGTGATTCTTTTTATTGGGGCATCTAAATAATCAAATGCTTCATCTTGAATTCTATATGTTATCTCAGAAGCAACACTAGCAAACGGCCAAGCTTCTTCTAAAACAACTAATCTATTTGTTTTCTTTACAGATTTAATAATTGCATCGTGATCCATTGGGCGAACCGTTCTTAAATCGATAATTTCTACAGAAATATTTTCTTTAGCTAACTCTTCAGCAGCTTTATATGCTTCTTTAATAATTTTTCCGAAAGAAACAATAGTTACGTCTGTTCCTTCTCTTTTTATTTCTGCAACTCCAATTGGCAATACATATTCTCCTTCAGGAATCTCCATTTTATCACCATACATCTGTTCAGATTCCATAAAAATTACAGGATCATTATCTCTAATTGCAGCTTTTAATAAACCCTTTGCATCATAAGGATTTGAAGGAACGATTACTTTTAAACCAGGTGTATTTGCAAACCAATTTTCAAATGCTTGTGAGTGTGTAGCTCCTAACTGACCAGCAGAACCAGTTGGTCCACGAAAAACAATTGGACAATTAAATTGCCCACCAGACATTTGCCTAATTTTTGCTGCGTTGTTTATAATTTGATCAATTCCAACTAAAGAAAAGTTAAACGTCATGTATTCTACAATAGGTCTGTTTCCATTCATTGCAGATCCAATAGCAATTCCAGCAAAACCAAGTTCAGCAATTGGAGTATCAATAACTCTCTTTGCACCGAACTCATCTAACATTCCTTTACTAGCCTTGTAAGCTCCATTATATTCTGCAACTTCTTCACCCATTAAATAAATGCTTTCATCTCTGCGCATTTCTTCGCTCATTGCTTCGCAAATCGCTTCTCTAAATTGAACTACTTTCATTCTTTAATTTCTTCTTAAATTAAGTGTAGCAAAAATATAAAAATTAATAGTATAACGTACTATTGTAAGATTAAATAGCAGTTTTTTTATTTATTTTCGTTTTTATCCACAGTTTTGTTAAAAAAAATACTATGCGCGCATAATAAATTGAAAAAAATGTCATAAATTCGTAGCGATAAATAATGAAATAATTTTCAAAAATAGAATTAGATGAAAATATTAGTTTGTATCAGCCATGTACCTGATACCACATCCAAAATTAACTTTACAGATAATGACACGAAGTTTGATACAAACGGAGTGCAATTTGTAATAAACCCATATGACGAATTTAGTTTAACTCGTGCCATGTGGTTTAAAGAAAAGCAAGGAGCAACTGTTACAGTTGTTAATGTTGGAAACGCGACTACAGAGCCAACGCTACGTAAAGCTTTAGCTATCGGGGCCGATGATGCAATAAGAGTAAATGCAGATGCTACTGATGGATTCTTCGTAGCAAAACAAATCGCAGAAGTTGTAAAAAACGGAAGCTATGATTTGGTTTTAGCGGGTAGAGAATCGATCGATTATAACGGTGGAATGGTTCCAGGAATGTTGGCATCAATCTTAAATTTTAATTTTGTAAATGGTTGTATTAGTTTAGAAATTGAAAATACTACGGTTACAGCTGTAAGAGAAATTGAAGGAGGTAGTGAAAAATTATCAACAAGTTTACCTTTAGTGGTTGCAGGGCAAAATGGTTTGGTTGAAGAAAAAGATTTACGTATCCCGAATATGAGAGGGATTATGATGGCGCGTAAAAAACCATTATCAGTTGTTGAAGCAGTTGATGTTGCAGCGCAAACATCTTCAACATCATTTGAAAAACCAGCAGCAAGAGGAGCTGTTAAATTAGTGGATGCAGATAATATTGATGAGCTAATCAATTTATTGCACAATGAAGCTAAAGTAATTTAATAACGCTTAAACAAACAAAAAATATGTCAGTTTTAGTATTCGCCGATTCATCGGAAGGAAAATTTAAAAAATCTGCTTTTGAAGTCGTTTCTTACGGTAAAAAAGTAGCAGAACAATTAGGTTCAAATGTTGTAGCTGTAACCATTAATGTTGCAGATGCATCAGAATTATATAAATATGGAGCAGAAAAAGTAGTTTCTGTTTCTAATGACCAATTAGCGACTTTTAATGCAAAAGCATTTGCTTCTGTATTAGAGCAAGTTGCTTCAAAAGAAAAAGCGAACGTTGTAATTATAGATTCTAGCGTAAACGGATTGTATGTAGCGCCAATTGTAGCAGTACATTTAAATGCAGGATATGCCTCAAATGTTGTTGCGTTACCAAGTTCTACAGATCCTTTTATAGTAAAAAGAAAAGCATTTTCTAACAAAGCATTTTCTAATACAACAATTGCAACAGATGCAAAAGTTATTGGCTTGGCAAAGAACTCTTATGGAGTTCACGAAAATGCAGTAAGCGGAACCACAGAAAGCTTTGATGCTCAGATTTCCGATGCTGATTTAGGCGTAAAATCTGTAAGCTTAGACAAAGCAACAGGAAAAGTAACTATTGCAGATGCAGATATTGTTGTTTCAGCTGGGCGTGGATTAAAAGGTCCAGAAAACTGGGGAATGATTGAAGAATTAGCAGAAGTTTTAGGTGCTGCAACCGCGTGTTCTAAACCCGTTTCTGATTTAGGTTGGAGACCACACGGAGAACATGTTGGTCAAACCGGAAAACCAGTTGCTTCTAATTTATATATTGCAATCGGAATTTCAGGTGCCATTCAGCATTTAGCAGGAATTAATGCATCAAAAGTAAAAGTAGTAATTAATATAGATCCAGAAGCACCATTTTTTAAGGCTGCAGATTACGGAATTGTTGGAGATGCTTTTGAAGTTGTACCAACATTAATTGAAAAATTAAAAGTTTTTAAGCAATCATAAATAACTACTATTTAATAAAAAGTGAGTTGGATTTTTATCTTTTAAAATAAATTAGAAGTCAACTCAATATTTTTAGTAAATTGTGCCCATAAAAGGGCTGTCTAAAATTAGGTTTTGCCAATTTAGACAGCCTTTTTTCTTTTTATGATGATTGAAATTAAATGAGTTTGATAAAACTAACAATTAAAGGAATTTCTTATAGTCAAACACAAACTGGAGCTTATGCTTTGGTATTGAGTGAGATAGACGGAGATAGAACTTTGCCGATTATTATTGGCGCTTTTGAAGCACAATCTATTGCCATTGCTTTAGAAAAAGAAATTAGACCGCCAAGACCATTAACCCATGATTTATTTAAAACTTTTGCAGACAGGTATTTTATCAATATCAAGCAAGTAATTATCCATAAATTGGTTGATGGCGTTTTCTTTTCTAGTTTAATTTCAGAAAAAAATGGCGTAGAAGAAATTATAGACGCAAGAACTTCTGATGCAATAGCAATTGCAGTTCGATTTAATGCACCAATTTACACCTATGAAACTATTTTAGATAAAGCAGGAATTTATTTAAAAGTAGAAGAAGAATTATCTTTGGATGCTCCAGAATTAGACACGGACGATTTAATGGCAGATATTATTTCAGAAACTTCTGAAGAAGCCCCAAAACAAAAATCATTAAAAGAGTTATATAAAGAATTAGATGCTGCTGTAGCAAATGAAAACTACGAGCTGGCGGCAAAAATTAGAGATGAAATAAGTAAACGCTCTTAAAAAAAACCAACCTATTATGAAAAAATTATTAATTATCCTTTTTTGTTTTGTTTCAGTTTCAATGTTTTCTCAAACGTCAACTGAAATAGCCACAGAAATAATACCAAGTCAAGGGTTTTCTTTAAGCAACTTATGGCGAGGTGTTTTAGGAATGATTTCTTTATTGGTAATCGCCTATTTGTTCTCTAGCAATAAGAAAAAAATTGAATGGAAAACTGTAGGAATTGGTTTGTCTGCACAATTATTAATTGCAGTTGGAGTCTTAAAAGTAACTTTTGTTCAAAAAATATTTGAATGGATTGGTGGCTTATTTGTAAGTGTTTTAGATTTTACAAGAGCAGGAAGTAAGTTTTTGTTTGAAGGTTTGGTGGTAGATATGGACAAATTTGGATACATTTTTGCCTTTCAGGTATTGCCAACAATCATCTTTTTCTCAGCATTAACATCGGTTTTATTTTATTTGGGATGGATTCAGAAAATTGTAAAAGTATTGGCTTGGTCATTAGCAAAAGTGTTAAAAATATCTGGAGCAGAAAGTTTATCTGTTGCGGGTAATATTTTTCTTGGTCAAACTGAAGCACCATTATTGATTAAAGCGTATTTAGAAAAAATGAATAAGTCAGAAATGTTGTTGGTGATGATTGGAGGAATGGCAACTGTAGCGGGCGCAGTTTTGGCTGCGTATATTGGATTTTTAGGTGGAGACGATCCTGTGTTAAGATTGCAATTCGCAAAACATTTATTAGCAGCTTCTGTGATGGCAGCTCCAGGAGCAATCGTAATTTCTAAAATATTGTATCCACAAGTAGAAGAAATAAATACAGATGTGCGTGTTTCTAGTGAAAAAATAGGCTCAAATATTTTAGATTCAATAGCAAATGGAACAACAGAAGGATTAAAACTGGCAGTTAATGTTGGTGCAATGTTGTTGGTTTTTGTTGCATTTATTGCAATGATGAACGGAATTCTAGGTTGGGTTGGAGATATTACTTCTATAAACGATTGGATTGCAGGAAACACTTCTTACCAAAGTTTGTCCTTGGAATTTATGTTAGGATATATTTTTGCACCGCTAATGTGGTTAATTGGGGTAGCAACAGATGATATGGCAATGATGGGGCAATTACTAGGAATTAAATTAGTAGCAAGTGAATTTGTTGGATATATACAATTGGCTGAATTAAAAAATGTGGCAAGTGCAGTTCATTTAAATTATAATAAATCAGTGATTATGGCAACGTACATGTTGTGTGGTTTTGCTAATTTTGCGTCTATCGGAATTCAAATTGGTGGAATTGGTTCTTTAGCGCCTGGTCAAAGAAAAACATTGTCAGAATTTGGGATGAAAGCCCTAATTGGAGGAACAATTGCATCTTTAATGTCTGCTGCAATTGCGGGAATGATTATAGGGTAAAAGGTTTTAGGCAAAAGCTAAAAGTAGAAAGGTGAAAGTATGAGAAACTTTAGGAAACTTGATGTTTGGAATGATGCTAGGTTTTTAGTTAAAGAAGTTTATGTCATCACATCAAAATTGCCTTCTTCAGAAAAATTTGGATTAATTTCTCAAATTAATAGATGCGTAATTTCTGTACCTGCAAATATTGCAGAAGGAAGCACAAAGGATTCTCAAAAAGATTTTATTCGATTTTTACAATTTAGTTTAGGATCTGCCTATGAGTTAGAATCACATTTAATTTTATGTTCAGATTTAAATTTTATTGAAGAGAAAGAATTAAATTTGACTATTGATAAAATTCAAATTTTACAAAGACGAATTTCATCTTTAATAAAATACAATCAATCTAAACTTTAACCACTTACCCAAAACCATTTACCTAAAATATGAAACAATATTTAGATTTAGTGAAGCACGTTTTAGAAAACGGAAACGCAAAAGGAGACAGAACAGGTACAGGAACTAAAAGTGTTTTTGGACATCAAATGCGTTTTGATTTAAGTGAAGGTTTTCCGATGGTAACCACTAAAAAACTACATTTAAAATCGATAATTTATGAATTGTTATGGTTTATAAATGGAGATACAAATATTAAATATTTACAAGAGAATGGTGTGAAAATCTGGAATTCTTGGGCGGATGAAAAAGGAGACTTAGGTCCAGTTTACGGACATCAATGGCGTAATTGGAATAGCGATGATATTGATCAATTACAAGAAGTAATTACAACGTTAAAAAACAATCCTAATTCTAGAAGAATGTTGGTTTCTGCATGGAATCCATCGGTTTTGCCAGATACTTTTAAATCATTTTCAGAAAATGTTGCCAACGGAAAAGCAGCTTTGCCGCCATGTCATGCGTTCTTTCAGTTTTATGTAGCAGACGGAAAATTATCTTGTCAATTGTATCAGCGTAGCGCAGATATTTTTTTAGGCGTTCCGTTTAATATTGCAAGTTATGCTTTATTTACTATGATGATAGCGCAAGTTTGTGGGTATCAAGCAGGAGAATTTATCCATACTTTTGGCGATGCACATATTTACAATAATCATGTAGAACAATTAGAATTGCAATTGTCTAGAGAAGTAAGAGCGTTGCCAAAAATGAAAATCAATCCAGAAATTACTTCCATTTTTGATTTTAAATTTGAAGATTTTGAATTGGTAGATTACAATCCACATCCACATATTAAAGGAAAAGTTGCTGTTTAATTATGAGTACAATTACAATTATAGCAGCAATAGCAAATAACAATGCTTTAGGAAAAGACAATGATTTAATTTGGCATTTACCAGTCGATTTAAAACGCTTTAAAAAGGTAACTTCTGGGCATCATATTTTAATGGGCAGAAACACGTTTGAATCTATTGGAAAACCCTTGCCAAATAGAACAACAGTTATTATCACCAGAAATAAAAACTACCAAGCAGAAGGTTGTATTGTTGTTGATAGCATTGAAAAAGCAATTGAAGTTGCCAAAGAAGATGCACAAATTTTTATTATTGGCGGAGCACAAATTTACAAACAAGCAATGGCTTCTAATTTAGTAGATCAATTAGATATCACTCAAGTGCATCAGTCTTTTGATGCCGATGTTTTTTTTCCTGAAATTGACTCTAAAATTTGGTATGAGATTGCTCGAGAAGATTTTTCTTCTGATGAAAAAAATAAATATGATTATAGTTTTATCAGTTATCAAAAAAGAAAGGATAACTAATAAGAAAGTTTCATTTTGTACTTCTGTTCTGCAAATTTAAAGTACCAGTACAATTTATAATTTACATCTAAACCATAATCAATATTCGCTTGATAATCGATTGCGTTTTCATAAATATTAGAGTTAAATCGTTGAGGATATCTAACCCTATTATTCCAAACATTTACATAAAGTCTATTTTTATTTTTTAAATACGATTCAGAATAATATTCCTTTGATCTGGCTTGGGTATTTAAAAAAGTAGTAAATCCTGGGTCTATAATAATAATTTCGTATTGTAATGCTTCATTAGCAATTACAACAGGTTGCTCTTTTATCGTCGTATTATTTTTTGTTTGATATGAACCACAACTAACAATCAATAAAATAAAAGGGATAAGGAATGTATAAAATTTTAGCTGTTTCATAATCAGTAAATTATTTAGTGAAGGTCTAAAAAATAATTGAAAAAGCATTGATTTATTCAGGTTTTAACATTAATTTTCAGCATCAAATTTAATTTAATATGCGTAAAATTATTTTCTACCTATTTATAGCAGCAGTCTTATTTTCTTGTAATCAACCAGAGATTAAAAAAGCACCCTACAAGATTTTAAACGAAAAAGAGAGAGCAGTAGTACAAGACGAAATTATTGAAGATCGTTTTAACAACCTACTTCCTAAGTTGATGGACGAAACCGATATTGATATGTGGGTTGTAATTTCTAGAGAATACAACGAAGATCCTGTGATAAAAACCATGTTGCCATCAACTTGGTTAAATGCAAGAAGAAGAACCATTTTGGTATTTTACCGAAACAAAGAGAAAAACACCATCGAAAAATTGGCCGTTGCAAGATATGATGTTGGAAAAAACATCAAATCGGCATGGAATAAAGAGAAAGAACCAAATCAATGGAAAGCATTAAATAGGATTATTGAAGAACGGAATCCAACTAAAATAGGTGTAAATATTTCTAAATATTTTGCATTGGCTGATGGATTGGTAAAAACGGATCATGATGAATTTGTAGAGAATTTATCAAAAGCCAATCAAAAGAAAATTGTTTCTGCAGAAAAATTAGCAATTGGTTGGATAGAAACTAGAACTCCAAAAGAAATGGAGTTGTTTAGAAACTTAGTGAAAATTACGCACGATATTATTGATGAAGCATTTACTAATAATGTGATAAAACCAGGAGAAACAACTACGAATGACGTTGTTTGGTGGATGCGTCAAAAAGTGACAGATCTGGGATTAAGCACTTGGTTTCATCCAACAATAGATATTCAACGAAGTAAAGAACCTTTAAAACCTCATATTTATTCGTTTTCAAAAGCCAAAAATAATCAGGTAATTTTGCCTGGTGATTTATTGCATTGCGATTTTGGAATAAGTTATCTTGGCTTAAATACCGATTGCCAGCAGCATGCCTATGTATTAGGGAAAGATGAAACAGAAGTTCCAGCATTTTTAGTTGATGCTTTTGCAAAAGGAAATCGTTTGCAAGATATTTTAACAAACAATATGCAAGTAGGAAAAACCGGAAATGAAATTCTAGTAGCTTCTTTAAATCAAGCAAAAAAAGAAGGATTACAACCTTCAATATATTCTCATCCTTTGGGGCTTTTTGGTCATAGTGCCGGAACTACGATTGGAATGTGGGATTCTCAAGGCGGAGTGCCTTTTAATGGAGATTATCTGTTACATAAAAATACGGTGTACGCAATTGAACTAAATGTTACTGTTGCTATAAAAGAATGGCAAAAAGACATTAGAATTATGCTAGAAGAAGCTGGTTTTTTTGGAGATGGAAAACATGAGTTTGTAAATGAAAGACAAGAAGCAATTAAACCAATAAAAATTAACTATTAATGCAGAAAAGATGTTTTTGGGTAAATAATGACCCGCTATATATTGAATATCATGATAAAGAATGGGGAAAGCCAGTGTATGATGACGCAACGTTGTTTGAGTTTTTGTTATTAGAAACTTTTCAAGCGGGTTTAAGTTGGATAACAATTCTGAAAAAACGAGAAAACTTTAGAAAAGCTTTTGATCATTTCGATTATCAAAAAATTGCAAATTACAAGCAGGATAAATTTGATGAGTTAATTGTAAATTCAGGGATTATTAGAAATAAACTAAAAGTAAAATCTGCCATTACAAATGCACAATTATTTATGGAGATTCAGAAGGAATTTGGTTCGTTTTCAAAATTTATTTGGAATTATGTTGATGGAAAACCAATCAAAAACTCTTTTAAAACAAGAGAAGAAGTACCAGCAACAACAGAACTTTCAGATACAATTTCTAAAGAGTTGAAAAAACGCGGATTTAAATTTGTTGGCTCAACAATTATTTATGCTTTTATGCAGGCAACCGGAATGGTTAATGATCATTCAACAGACTGTTTTTGTTATTAAAAAAGATGAGTATAATTTCTATTTCAAGACCAGATTTAAAGAAAATCATTAATTTATTTAATAGAAAAATAGGCCTTTTCTTTTTGGGAGTTGCCGGTTTGTATATAGACGGTGTTCATTTTTCAGAAAAACTTGAATACAATCAAATTTTGATAAATATTATTATGTTGATTGGATTCTGGTTATTGTATTCAAGATCAACAAAAAGAACAAAAGAATTGATGATTTATGCGGTTATACTTGGTTTTATTGGTGAATATTTCTTTTCGGTTTTTTTAGGAATGTATAGGTATAGATTGGGTAATGTTCCATTGTATATTCCTTTTGGTCACGCAGCGGTATTTGCTAGAGTGTATGTTTTTTCTAAAGCATCAATAGTTAAAAAAAATCATAAAGCTTTAGAGCGTTTTTTGTATATAATCATTTCATTATTTGCTTTAGGATACTTGTGTTTTTTTAATGATGTTTTTGGTTTTATTATGACATTAGGTGTCTTTGTGTTGTTGATGAAAAGACCAAAAGGCAGAATGTTTTTTTTAACGATGTATATAGTTGTAGCAGTTTTAGAAATTGGCGGTACAGTTTATGGTGCATGGAAATGGCCAGATACAGCTTTTGGTATTTTTGGCTTTTTACCAAGTCATAATGCACCAAGTGGAATTAGTTTGTTTTACTTTTTGCTAGATATAGGCTGCTTTGTGTTATATACACAACGAAACAAAATTGCTTGGAGCAGAGTAAAGAATATTAGAAAAATAAATAAATTATGAAAAAAGTATTGTTATTATTAATGTTAGTTTCAATTGGATTATATGCTCAAGAAAAAAAAGCATCAAGCAATTTTTCAACTACAACTGTAGAAAAGTTAGACTTAAATAAAATATTTGATAAAAAAACAGGTGAAAAAATTTCTCCAAGAAAGTTTTTAAAATTAAGAAAATCAGATAAAAATTATATTCTAGAACGTGTTATAGATAAGTATGGTAATATTGAGAGGTATCTTTATGTAAAAACAACGAAAAAATTAATAACAAGAGATGTAAGTAATCGAATAAAACCCGGAGAGAAGTTCCCAAACTTTAACTTAAAAACTATAGAAAATAGAAGGATAGTATTAGATAAACTTAAAAAAAAGATTGTAATTATACGATTCGAAATGGAAGCTAATAGTTTTAGATTTAAAAAGAGAGAAATTTTAGAATTAGATAATCAAATTAATGAACTTAAAAATAAAAACGAAAAAGTTGAAGCTTTGATCATATTTATTTCAAATGCTTCTGAAATTAAAAAAGGATTTAACCTTAAAAAATCAAATTTTAAATTAGTGGCAAATGGGCAGAATTTTAATGAAAGATACTTTATCACTAGATACCCAACTACTATTGTAATTGATGGAAAAGGGAATCTTATTGATTATTTTTCTTACTCAGGTGAAATTGTTTTAAAAGATTTAATTAAAAAATAATTTCAAATAATTAAAAAAATATAAGATTCTGAGCTTAGATGTTTGCAAGAGAATTCAACTAGCTTTTACTATAAATCCGAATTGCACTAAATATTAAGATGGCAATTAGCATCCAAAAACCAACTTTTAACGCAGTGTTTTTGTAGTATTTTTTATGGTTGATAATGTCTTTTCTATAACTCCAAATCATTAGAAAAAGAAAAGCTAAAACAAAAATTCCAGCAAAAATTAATTGACCATTGGTAAACATAAAATCGTATTTTTATGCAAAAATACAAATTAAATGAAGACAGCAATTGTTTTTGGAGCAACTTCTGGTATCGGAAAATCTCTAACAGAAATATTAGTTAAAAACAACTATAAAGTTGCAATTACTGGTAGAAGGTTAGAATTGTTGGAAGCATTAAAAAATAAATATCCAGATCAAATTTTAGTCAAACAAAACGATATTCAGCAACTAGAAGAGGTTGAAAAAGTTTTCAATGAAATTGTAGCAGAATTTAAAACCATCGATTTAATTGTGCAATCTTCTGGAGTTGGATTTGTAAATCCGAGATTAGAATGGAACTTGTTAGCACAAACAATTAACACAAATGTTTTAGGTGTTACAAAATTATATGCTTTAGCATACAAGCTATTTAAACAACAGCAATTTGGACATTTGGTTGGTATTTCTTCTATTGCATCGATCAGAGGAAATAGAGCAGCGCCAGATTATTTTTCATCCAAAGCATATCAAAAAGCATTTTTAGAAAGTTTGTATATCAAAACAAAATCGATAAAATCTAAGAAAGTATTTATTACAGATATTCGTCCAGGATTTGTAGATACACCAATGGCTTTAGGCGATGATATTTTTTGGATGGTTCCTTTAGATAAAGCGGCAACTCAAATTTATTTAGCAATTAAAAAGAAAAAAAGAGTGGCATACATTTCTAAACGTTGGGCAATCGTTGCTTTTGTATTAAAAATAGCTCCAGCTTGGCTGCTAAAAAAACTATTATAATTGTCATTTCGAAAGAACGACGAAAGGAGTGACGAGAAATCTCATGAGTTTAACTAAAAGGTTTCTCCTCAGCACTTCATTTGAAAATGATAATTAGCAAAAAAATAAATCAAGAAGAAAAAATAAACATACAATCAAAACCCATGAAAAACAAAATCGCAGCAGTAACCAAATTTCACACCGCTTTTAAATTAAATATGAACCAAGAGCCAATTGCTCATATTGGAGAAGATAGAAACCTATTGCGTTTCAATTTAATGAAAGAAGAAAATGAAGAATATTTAGAAGCGGCACAAAATAACGATTTAATTGAGGTTGCCGATGCACTTGGCGATATGCTGTACATTTTATGTGGAACAATTATAGAACACGGAATGCAAGATAAAATTGAAGAAGTCTTTAACGAGATTCAAC encodes:
- a CDS encoding nucleoside triphosphate pyrophosphohydrolase family protein: MKNKIAAVTKFHTAFKLNMNQEPIAHIGEDRNLLRFNLMKEENEEYLEAAQNNDLIEVADALGDMLYILCGTIIEHGMQDKIEEVFNEIQRSNMSKLGKDGNPIYREDGKVLKGPNYFKPNIKEILEN
- a CDS encoding SDR family NAD(P)-dependent oxidoreductase, with protein sequence MKTAIVFGATSGIGKSLTEILVKNNYKVAITGRRLELLEALKNKYPDQILVKQNDIQQLEEVEKVFNEIVAEFKTIDLIVQSSGVGFVNPRLEWNLLAQTINTNVLGVTKLYALAYKLFKQQQFGHLVGISSIASIRGNRAAPDYFSSKAYQKAFLESLYIKTKSIKSKKVFITDIRPGFVDTPMALGDDIFWMVPLDKAATQIYLAIKKKKRVAYISKRWAIVAFVLKIAPAWLLKKLL
- a CDS encoding TlpA family protein disulfide reductase, which translates into the protein MKKVLLLLMLVSIGLYAQEKKASSNFSTTTVEKLDLNKIFDKKTGEKISPRKFLKLRKSDKNYILERVIDKYGNIERYLYVKTTKKLITRDVSNRIKPGEKFPNFNLKTIENRRIVLDKLKKKIVIIRFEMEANSFRFKKREILELDNQINELKNKNEKVEALIIFISNASEIKKGFNLKKSNFKLVANGQNFNERYFITRYPTTIVIDGKGNLIDYFSYSGEIVLKDLIKK